A DNA window from Mycobacterium sp. IDR2000157661 contains the following coding sequences:
- a CDS encoding VOC family protein: MPIEVQPAVSPMLTVSDAAAAIDFYVKAFGAEELGRVPAPDGKRLFHAALRINGAMVMLNDDFPEMNDGKSATPEALGGSPVTVHLTVADVDEKFQRAIDAGATVVMPLDDMFWGDRYGELRDPFGHLWSMGQPVREVSDQEIEQAVQQMQ, encoded by the coding sequence ATGCCCATTGAGGTACAGCCAGCGGTGTCACCGATGCTGACGGTCAGCGACGCCGCGGCCGCGATCGATTTCTACGTCAAGGCCTTCGGCGCCGAGGAACTGGGCCGGGTACCCGCGCCCGACGGCAAGCGGCTCTTTCACGCCGCGCTGCGGATCAACGGGGCCATGGTGATGCTCAACGACGACTTCCCGGAGATGAACGACGGCAAGTCCGCCACACCGGAGGCGCTCGGCGGCTCACCGGTCACGGTGCACCTGACGGTCGCCGATGTCGACGAGAAGTTCCAGCGGGCGATCGACGCGGGCGCGACGGTCGTGATGCCGCTCGACGACATGTTCTGGGGTGACCGCTACGGCGAGCTGCGGGATCCGTTCGGCCATCTGTGGTCGATGGGTCAGCCCGTTCGCGAGGTCAGCGACCAGGAGATCGAGCAGGCGGTGCAGCAGATGCAGTAA